A single genomic interval of Daucus carota subsp. sativus chromosome 1, DH1 v3.0, whole genome shotgun sequence harbors:
- the LOC108197935 gene encoding berberine bridge enzyme-like 21, whose product MFLQILLVFSLISVTHAAIDPDYTAFVQCLVKNSSPGDKNMVSSIVYTPQNSSFASVLQAYIRNKRFNTSRTLKPTIIVTATKYSHVQSTVICAKNMGIQLKIRSGGHDYDGISYVSDEKFIVLDMFNFRKIDVDIESETVVVEAGAILGELYYKIWEKSNVHGFPAGVCLTVGVGGHLSGGGYGNMLRKFGLSVDHMIDAKIVDVKGRILDRRSMGEDLFWAIRGGGGASFGVILSYTIKLVKVPRVTTVFQVTRTLDENATDIVHRYQFVVDKLDDGLFVRLVLQPEDGKVERMKTVSATFMGMFLGGSTRLMRVMDKGFPELGLKKVDCLEMSWIRSSAWWDNIDNKRSVKELLFLRNSDGVNFLKRKSDYVQTPIPKEGLESMWRKLTELGKVGFVFNPYGGKMNEISSSATPFPHRAGNIYKIQYTANWHEEGPEADKIYMSQIRSLYSFMTPFVSKNPRGAYLNYRDLDIGVSNHGKDSYTQGKVYGQKYFGANFERLVKVKTAVDPDNFFRNEQSIPVKMQG is encoded by the coding sequence ATGTTTCTCCAAATCCTGCTTGTTTTTTCACTCATTTCTGTCACACATGCAGCCATTGATCCTGATTACACAGCTTTTGTTCAATGCCTAGTGAAAAATTCAAGCCCAGGTGACAAAAACATGGTCTCATCCATTGTCTACACCCCACAGAACTCATCATTTGCTAGTGTTTTACAAGCTTATATCAGGAACAAAAGGTTTAATACTTCAAGAACACTTAAGCCCACAATTATTGTCACTGCTACTAAGTATTCCCATGTCCAAAGCACTGTGATTTGTGCAAAGAACATGGGGATTCAGCTTAAGATCAGGAGTGGGGGGCATGATTATGATGGGATTTCATATGTTTCTGATGAGAAATTTattgttcttgatatgtttaattttagaaaaattgatgttgatattgaatCAGAAACTGTGGTTGTTGAGGCAGGTGCTATACTTGGTGAACTCTATTATAAGATTTGGGAGAAAAGTAATGTGCATGGGTTTCCTGCTGGGGTTTGTCTCACTGTTGGAGTTGGAGGGCATTTGAGTGGTGGAGGGTATGGTAATATGTTGCGTAAATTCGGGCTTTCGGTTGATCATATGATTGATGCTAAAATTGTTGATGTTAAGGGTAGGATATTGGATAGGAGATCGATGGGTGAGGATCTTTTTTGGGCTATTAGAGGTGGTGGGGGTGCTAGTTTTGGTGTCATATTGTCGTATACTATTAAGTTGGTTAAGGTGCCTAGAGTTACTACAGTTTTTCAGGTTACGAGGACTCTGGATGAGAATGCAACTGATATTGTTCATAGGTATCAGTTTGTGGTGGATAAGTTGGATGATGGTCTTTTTGTTAGGTTAGTTTTGCAGCCGGAGGATGGGAAGGTTGAGAGGATGAAGACTGTTAGTGCAACATTTATGGGCATGTTTCTTGGTGGTTCGACTAGGTTGATGAGAGTGATGGATAAAGGATTTCCTGAACTCGGGTTGAAAAAAGTTGATTGTTTGGAGATGAGTTGGATTCGATCATCAGCATGGTGGGACAATATTGATAATAAGAGATCGGTGAAGGAATTGTTGTTCTTAAGGAATTCGGATGGAGTGAATTTCTTGAAGAGGAAATCAGATTACGTGCAGACTCCGATACCTAAAGAAGGGTTGGAATCAATGTGGAGGAAGTTGACTGAGTTAGGTAAAGTTGGGTTTGTTTTTAATCCTTATGGTGGAAAGATGAATGAAATTTCTTCGTCCGCTACTCCTTTTCCTCACCGGGCAGGGAACATTTACAAGATTCAGTACACAGCGAATTGGCATGAGGAAGGTCCAGAAGCAGATAAAATCTACATGAGTCAGATTAGAAGTTTGTATAGCTTCATGACACCTTTTGTGTCCAAAAATCCTAGAGGTGCATATCTCAACTACAGGGACCTTGATATTGGTGTTTCTAATCATGGTAAAGATAGTTACACCCAAGGAAAAGTCTATGGACAGAAGTATTTTGGGGCAAATTTTGAGAGGCTGGTGAAAGTGAAAACTGCAGTTGATCCAGACAACTTCTTTAGAAATGAACAAAGCATCCCTGTTAAAATGCAGGGGTGA
- the LOC108201692 gene encoding mediator of RNA polymerase II transcription subunit 15a, with the protein MDSNNRSSSQLDEPVVIDAPTGWKSQLQADSRRRIIIKILDTLKRHLPFSGEEGLQELEKIAVRFEQKIYDAATSQSDYLRKISLKMLTMETKNPLPNVVQFNSANHGQNPPNPDFATELDDGEVCNPGPLTPVQYL; encoded by the exons ATGGATAGTAACAACAGGAGCTCTTCTCAGCTCGATGAACCCGTGGTTATCGATGCTCCAACTGGATGGAAGAGTCAGTTGCAAGCTGATTCTCGCAGAAGAATTATCATCAAGAT ACTGGACACTTTGAAGAGGCATCTCCCTTTCTCTGGAGAAGAGGGATTACAAGAACTTGAGAAAATTGCTGTGAGATTTGAACAGAAGATTTATGATGCCGCAACAAgccag TCTGATTATTTGAGAAAGATATCTTTAAAGATGCTGACAATGGAGACAAAAAACCCGTTGCCTAATGTTGTGCAGTTTAACTCTGCTAATCATGGCCAGAATCCTCCTAATCCAG ATTTCGCTACGGAGTTGGATGACGGGGAGGTCTGTAATCCTGGACCTCTCACCCCTGTACAG TACTTGTAA